Sequence from the Janthinobacterium lividum genome:
CGCCGAAACCGGCCGCCCCTTCCAGGAAGGCGCCGAAGGCAAAGCCGATCAGCAGCACCTGCAAGCGCTGGTCATCCGTCACCGACAGCACGGAGGCGCGGATGATCTCGATCTGCCCCGTCTTGACGACGATCTTGTACAGGAAGACGGCCGTGACGATGATCCAGGCGATGGGCCACAAGCCATACGCGAAGCCGTAGCCGGCCGCCGCCAGCGCCTGCGGCACGGGCATGCCATACGCGAAGATGGCGACGGCCAGCGCCAGCGCCAGGGTGACGGCGGCCGCCACGTGTCCCTTGATGCGCAGCGCCGCCAGGGCGATGAAGAAGAAAATGATGGGAACGGCTGCCGCCAGCGACGACAGCCACAGGCTGCCGAGCGGTGTATAAAGTTGGGTCCAGGTTTGCATGTCGGGTCTCCTCCGGTGGATGCGGGTTAAGTGAAAAAACGGCTTTGCTGTATTTTTTTGCGGCGTATTTTTCTGTGGAAGCCGGCGCTACTCTTCCTGGCCCCGCGCATTGAGCAGGTCGGCCAGGCTGCGCGGCGCCGGCGTCAAGGGCTTGCGGTGCTGCGTCCAGCCCAGTTGCGCGCGCGGCGTCAGTGCGCGCAGGCGCGTGGCGGCCCAGCGGAACAGGCGATAACTGATTGGGCGCGCAAAGGCGCCGCTCCAGAAGCGCCAGATCAGGCTTTCGCCGCGGCTGAACTTGGCGCCCTGCCCGCGCAGCGGATGCGCCACCTGCTCGCCGGGATTGCGATTGGCCTCCGTGCGCAGGCGCACCAGCAGCTGCGGGATCGGGATGCGCACGGGGCACACTTCGCCGCAGGCGCCGCACAGGCTCGATGCGGTGGCCAGGTCGGCCGTCGCAGCTAGGCCCAGCAAGTGGGGCGAAATGATCTTGCCGATCGGCCCCGGATACGTGGTGCCGTAGGCATGGCCGCCGATGCGCGTGTAGACGGGACAGTGGTTCATGCAGGCGCCGCAGCGGATGCATTGCAGGGTGGCGCGCAGTTGCTCGTCCGCGTAAGCCTGGCTGCGGCCGTTATCGAGCAAGACCAGGTGCACTTCGCGCGGCCCATCCTGTTCACCGGCGCGGCGCGGGCCGGAAATCAGGTTGAAATACGTGGTGACGGCCTGGCCCGTGGCCGAACGCGTCAGCAAGCTGGCCAGCGGCACGATATGTTCCAGCTTGGCCACCACTTTTTCCATGCCCATGATGGCGATGTGGATCTCCGGCACGGACGTCGTCAGCCGGCCATTGCCCTCGTTTTCCACCAGCCACAGGGTGCCCGTGTCGGCTGCCGCGAAGTTCACGCCGGACAGGCCGATGTCCGCCTCGACAAACGCCTGGCGCAGGGCGCGCCGCCCCGTCTGGATCAGGCTGTCGACGTCTTCCGTGTAGGGCGCGTCGGGAATATGCTCGGCGAACAGGCCGGCGATATCGGCTTTCGTCTTGTGAATCGCCGGCATGACGATGTGCGACGGCTTTTCGCCGGCCAGCTGCACGATATACTCGCCCATGTCCGACTCCAGGCACGTCATGCCGCGCGCTTCCAGGTAGTGATTGAGCTCGATTTCCTCGCTGGCCATCGACTTGCCCTTGATGAAGCGCGTCGCCCGGTTCCTTTCCGCGATGGCGTGGATGATGGCATTGGCCTGTTCGCCATCCTCGGCCCAGTGCACCTGGACGCCGGCCGCCGTCAGCTTGTCTTCCAGCTGCACCAGCAAATCGGGCAGGCGCGCCAGCGCGTGCTGGCGCACGGCTTCGCCGATGTCGCGCAGGCGTTCCAGTTCGTCGCCGTCGGGGAACTGGGCGCTGCGCTTGTCCTGTAAAAAATCCATGGCGCCGCGAAAGCTCTGGCGCAGCTTCGGGTCGTCCAGCGCGGCGCGGGCGCGCGCATGGAAGTCGGCCGGCTTGACGAATTGCAGTGGCTTGGCGTTCATGGCTGGCCTCCTTCCTGGGCTGGCAAGTCATCG
This genomic interval carries:
- a CDS encoding LutB/LldF family L-lactate oxidation iron-sulfur protein, producing MNAKPLQFVKPADFHARARAALDDPKLRQSFRGAMDFLQDKRSAQFPDGDELERLRDIGEAVRQHALARLPDLLVQLEDKLTAAGVQVHWAEDGEQANAIIHAIAERNRATRFIKGKSMASEEIELNHYLEARGMTCLESDMGEYIVQLAGEKPSHIVMPAIHKTKADIAGLFAEHIPDAPYTEDVDSLIQTGRRALRQAFVEADIGLSGVNFAAADTGTLWLVENEGNGRLTTSVPEIHIAIMGMEKVVAKLEHIVPLASLLTRSATGQAVTTYFNLISGPRRAGEQDGPREVHLVLLDNGRSQAYADEQLRATLQCIRCGACMNHCPVYTRIGGHAYGTTYPGPIGKIISPHLLGLAATADLATASSLCGACGEVCPVRIPIPQLLVRLRTEANRNPGEQVAHPLRGQGAKFSRGESLIWRFWSGAFARPISYRLFRWAATRLRALTPRAQLGWTQHRKPLTPAPRSLADLLNARGQEE